The Hyphococcus flavus genome contains a region encoding:
- the rnc gene encoding ribonuclease III — protein sequence MTNEDYAALEQRIGYEFAERSLLKRALTHSSLSGGEAPVKDLERLEFLGDRVLGLLTAETLWRKYPDYDEGEMAPRLNALVRKETCAKATLHFGVDQYILMSEWEDSAGGRKKKAILGDVMEALLGALYIDGGLKAARALYDQFWTPNLENLSKLHKDPKTALQEWTQRKALGVPDYEVIESEGPAHAPAFTIEAQVKGKKPTRGEGKSKRAAQMEAARAFLIREKVWSEDE from the coding sequence ATGACAAACGAAGACTACGCGGCGCTGGAACAACGCATCGGATATGAATTCGCCGAGCGTTCATTGTTAAAACGCGCGCTTACCCATTCCAGCCTTTCCGGCGGCGAGGCCCCAGTGAAAGACCTGGAGCGGCTTGAATTTCTTGGCGACCGCGTGCTCGGCTTGCTTACCGCTGAAACCCTGTGGCGAAAATATCCTGACTATGACGAGGGAGAAATGGCGCCGCGCCTCAACGCGCTGGTGCGCAAGGAAACCTGTGCGAAGGCAACGCTTCATTTCGGTGTTGATCAGTACATCTTAATGTCTGAGTGGGAGGACAGCGCCGGGGGACGCAAGAAAAAAGCAATCCTCGGCGATGTGATGGAAGCGCTTTTGGGCGCGCTTTACATTGACGGCGGACTGAAAGCGGCGCGCGCGCTTTACGATCAGTTCTGGACGCCCAATCTCGAAAACCTTTCCAAGCTGCATAAAGATCCTAAAACCGCGCTGCAGGAATGGACGCAGCGCAAAGCGCTTGGCGTGCCTGATTACGAAGTGATCGAGTCAGAAGGTCCGGCCCATGCGCCGGCGTTCACGATTGAGGCTCAGGTCAAAGGCAAAAAGCCGACGCGCGGCGAGGGAAAATCGAAACGCGCCGCACAGATGGAAGCCGCGCGTGCGTTTTTAATCCGTGAAAAAGTGTGGTCGGAAGATGAGTGA
- the era gene encoding GTPase Era, with protein MVENTQCAVIAVIGAPNAGKSTLVNALVGAKVSIVTQKVQTTRARVRGILTEEETQLIFIDTPGIFSPRRRLDRAMVAAAWDGLDGADQILLLIDAPAYLAGESEKGAAGKSRADAERIIEGLQKTGAKTALALNKIDDLARPKLLALAQELNEADVFSDIFMISAQNGDGLKDLKTFLMEMAPAGPWLYPQDQISDISDRLMAAEVTREKLYLRLHQELPYDSTVETDSWKETKSGIRIDQTIYVARDSQKPIVLGKNGQTLKVIGKAAREELTEQLGTPVHLFLHVKVREGWDEEAARLRGLGLDAVE; from the coding sequence ATGGTTGAGAATACCCAATGCGCTGTCATTGCCGTGATAGGCGCTCCCAACGCAGGCAAGTCCACATTAGTGAATGCGCTTGTGGGCGCGAAAGTTTCCATCGTCACACAAAAAGTGCAGACGACGCGGGCGCGGGTGCGCGGCATTCTCACTGAAGAGGAAACGCAGCTCATTTTTATCGATACGCCCGGCATTTTCTCACCGCGACGCCGGCTCGACCGCGCCATGGTTGCAGCGGCGTGGGACGGGCTTGACGGCGCCGATCAGATATTGCTGCTTATCGATGCGCCGGCGTATCTCGCCGGTGAAAGCGAGAAAGGCGCAGCCGGCAAATCCCGCGCTGACGCCGAGCGTATCATAGAAGGGTTGCAGAAAACGGGCGCCAAAACCGCGCTGGCGCTTAACAAGATTGACGATCTCGCCCGGCCAAAACTATTGGCGCTGGCGCAAGAGTTGAACGAGGCGGACGTTTTTTCCGACATCTTCATGATCTCGGCGCAGAACGGCGACGGCCTTAAAGACCTCAAAACATTCCTCATGGAAATGGCGCCGGCGGGCCCCTGGCTTTATCCGCAAGATCAGATTTCCGATATTTCCGACCGGTTGATGGCGGCGGAGGTGACGCGCGAGAAATTATATCTGCGTTTGCATCAGGAACTTCCCTACGACTCCACGGTCGAAACCGATAGCTGGAAAGAAACCAAGTCCGGCATTCGCATTGACCAGACAATTTATGTGGCGCGCGATAGCCAGAAACCCATTGTGCTCGGCAAGAACGGTCAGACCTTAAAGGTGATCGGCAAGGCCGCACGCGAGGAATTGACCGAACAGCTCGGCACGCCCGTTCATTTGTTCCTGCACGTCAAAGTCCGCGAAGGCTGGGACGAAGAAGCGGCGAGACTGCGCGGGCTGGGTCTCGACGCGGTGGAGTGA
- the recO gene encoding DNA repair protein RecO, with translation MNFTDAGIVLDARAHGETHAVVDVFTEHHGRWAGLVYGGQGRKMRPLLQPGNEVALEWKGRGEDTLGHFTLEMAHARAGEAMGERLSLAALSAACAVARETLPEREAHKRAYTAMAVLLANLDDVDVWPALMARWELGLLAELGFGLTLDRCAATGERDNLIYVSPRSACAVSAEAGEPYKDKLLPLPAFLRGASVEASLSEAIEALTTTGHFIETRILHLANKQLPEARLRVVELLSAAG, from the coding sequence ATGAACTTCACCGATGCCGGCATTGTTCTTGACGCGCGCGCCCATGGGGAGACTCATGCGGTGGTTGATGTGTTTACGGAGCATCACGGCCGCTGGGCGGGTCTTGTTTATGGCGGGCAGGGTCGCAAGATGCGCCCGCTGTTGCAGCCCGGCAATGAAGTGGCTCTTGAATGGAAGGGGCGCGGCGAGGATACGCTCGGTCATTTCACGCTGGAGATGGCGCATGCACGTGCGGGAGAGGCCATGGGCGAGCGTTTGTCGCTCGCCGCGCTTTCCGCCGCCTGCGCCGTGGCGCGCGAAACGCTCCCCGAACGCGAGGCGCACAAACGCGCCTATACCGCCATGGCGGTGCTGCTCGCCAATCTTGATGACGTTGATGTGTGGCCGGCGTTGATGGCGCGGTGGGAGTTGGGGTTGCTCGCTGAACTCGGCTTCGGCCTGACGCTCGACCGGTGTGCGGCCACCGGCGAACGCGACAATCTGATTTACGTCTCGCCGCGTTCGGCCTGCGCCGTTTCCGCTGAAGCCGGCGAGCCTTACAAGGACAAACTGCTGCCGCTGCCGGCTTTCCTGCGCGGCGCGTCGGTTGAGGCGTCTCTGTCAGAAGCGATTGAGGCGCTGACGACGACCGGGCATTTCATCGAAACGCGCATCCTGCATCTTGCGAACAAGCAACTGCCCGAAGCGCGCCTGCGCGTAGTTGAGTTGCTGTCGGCGGCTGGCTAG
- the parC gene encoding DNA topoisomerase IV subunit A — protein sequence MKRTKTKTAKKKSTKSAAPTKPEDIFLEPFDEALSQRYLAYALSTITSRALPDVRDGLKPVHRRILYAMRQMKLAPTGGFKKSAKVVGEVMGNFHPHGDQAIYDAMVRLVQDFSVRVPLVDGQGNFGNIDGDNAAAMRYTESRLTAAAQLLLDGIDEDTVDFRETYDGEGREPVVLPAAFPNLLANGASGIAVGMATSIPPHNPAELIDACLHLIKTPKARTETLLKYVKGPDFPTGGVCVEDAAAMEEAYATGRGGFRVRARWETEDLGRGKYQIVVTEIPYQVQKSKLIEKIAELMQAKKLPALADIRDESAEDIRLILEPKTGNIEPAALMESLFKVSDLESRFSLNMNVLGADGAPRVMGLRDVLQSYLDHRKEVLVRRTNFRLDKIAKRLEILDGFLIAYLNLDEVIRIIRYEDDPKAELMKTFKLSDVQTEAILNMRLRSLRKLEEMEIKNEHKDLKAEQKALKALLKSDDAQWKKISEELKDVRKTFDPKSDLGRRRTDIADAPDIEEIDLDVLVEKEPVTIVISEKGWVRTMKGHVEDAKSIKYKEGDREHFIVHAQTTDKLMLFVTNGKFYALDVSALPGGRGHGEPIRLMVDMGNDDAVVAAFMFKGGRKFLVASSSGHGFIAPEDECLSNTRKGKQVLNVPAGAEAAVCRPAPAKVGKDDMLASVGDNKKFLVFPADELPEMTRGKGVVMQKFQKGGLSDAKLFSKKEGLNWTDRSGRVQTIDDWKSFVGKRAQAGRIAPKGFPTSKKFGADTE from the coding sequence ATGAAACGTACGAAAACCAAAACCGCCAAGAAAAAATCGACGAAATCAGCAGCGCCGACAAAACCGGAAGACATTTTTCTGGAACCGTTCGACGAGGCGTTGTCGCAGCGCTATCTCGCCTATGCGCTATCTACGATTACCTCGCGGGCGCTGCCGGATGTGCGTGATGGACTAAAGCCGGTTCACCGGCGCATTCTTTACGCCATGCGCCAGATGAAGCTGGCGCCGACAGGCGGGTTCAAAAAATCGGCGAAAGTCGTCGGCGAGGTGATGGGTAATTTTCACCCCCACGGCGATCAGGCGATTTACGACGCCATGGTGCGACTGGTGCAGGATTTTTCCGTCCGCGTGCCGCTTGTCGACGGGCAGGGCAACTTCGGCAATATCGACGGCGATAACGCTGCGGCCATGCGCTATACCGAAAGCCGGCTGACGGCGGCGGCGCAGCTTCTCCTCGACGGTATCGATGAAGACACGGTCGATTTCCGTGAAACCTATGACGGTGAAGGCAGGGAACCGGTCGTTCTGCCGGCGGCGTTCCCAAACCTGCTCGCGAACGGCGCCAGCGGGATCGCTGTTGGCATGGCGACATCTATCCCGCCTCATAACCCGGCGGAACTGATCGATGCATGCTTGCATCTCATCAAGACGCCGAAAGCGCGTACAGAAACGCTGTTGAAATATGTAAAGGGGCCCGACTTCCCCACTGGCGGCGTTTGTGTCGAGGATGCCGCCGCCATGGAAGAAGCCTATGCGACGGGGCGCGGCGGCTTCCGCGTGCGGGCGCGCTGGGAAACGGAAGATTTAGGCCGCGGAAAGTATCAGATCGTTGTTACGGAAATTCCCTATCAGGTTCAGAAGTCAAAACTGATCGAAAAGATCGCTGAGTTGATGCAGGCGAAAAAACTTCCCGCGCTTGCTGATATTCGCGACGAAAGCGCGGAGGATATCCGTCTGATCCTTGAGCCGAAAACGGGCAACATCGAACCGGCGGCCCTGATGGAGTCGCTGTTCAAGGTTTCCGATCTGGAATCGCGTTTTTCACTCAATATGAACGTTCTTGGCGCCGACGGCGCGCCGCGCGTGATGGGCCTGCGCGATGTCCTTCAGTCCTATCTCGATCACCGAAAGGAAGTGCTGGTTCGCCGCACCAACTTCCGTCTCGACAAGATCGCCAAGCGGCTGGAAATTCTTGACGGTTTCCTGATCGCTTATCTCAACCTCGACGAAGTGATCCGCATCATCCGCTATGAGGACGATCCAAAAGCGGAGTTGATGAAAACGTTCAAGCTGTCGGATGTGCAAACCGAAGCGATCCTCAACATGCGCCTTCGTTCACTGCGCAAGCTTGAAGAAATGGAGATCAAGAATGAGCACAAGGATCTCAAAGCGGAACAAAAAGCGCTGAAGGCTTTGCTGAAATCCGACGACGCGCAATGGAAAAAGATTAGCGAGGAACTTAAAGACGTTCGCAAAACCTTTGATCCGAAATCCGATCTTGGCCGTAGACGTACGGATATTGCCGATGCGCCGGATATTGAGGAAATCGATCTTGACGTTCTGGTCGAAAAGGAGCCCGTCACTATCGTTATCTCTGAAAAGGGGTGGGTGCGGACCATGAAGGGTCATGTGGAGGATGCAAAGTCGATCAAATATAAGGAAGGCGACCGCGAGCATTTTATTGTGCATGCGCAAACCACTGACAAACTGATGTTGTTTGTCACCAATGGAAAATTTTATGCGTTAGACGTTTCAGCGCTGCCGGGCGGGCGTGGTCATGGCGAACCGATCCGTCTGATGGTCGATATGGGCAACGATGATGCTGTGGTTGCTGCATTCATGTTCAAGGGCGGGCGTAAATTTCTTGTGGCGTCATCGTCCGGGCATGGCTTTATCGCACCGGAAGATGAGTGTCTTTCCAACACGCGCAAAGGCAAGCAAGTGTTGAATGTGCCGGCGGGCGCGGAAGCCGCCGTCTGTCGTCCGGCGCCGGCGAAAGTTGGAAAAGACGATATGCTTGCGAGTGTTGGCGACAACAAGAAATTTCTGGTGTTTCCTGCCGACGAGTTGCCTGAAATGACGAGAGGCAAGGGCGTCGTGATGCAAAAATTCCAGAAGGGCGGACTTTCCGACGCGAAGCTCTTTTCGAAAAAAGAAGGCCTCAACTGGACCGACCGGTCGGGGCGCGTGCAGACTATTGATGACTGGAAATCATTTGTAGGAAAGCGTGCGCAGGCAGGGCGCATCGCGCCGAAAGGGTTTCCGACGTCGAAGAAATTTGGCGCCGATACGGAATAA
- a CDS encoding MarR family winged helix-turn-helix transcriptional regulator, which yields MSERLDVALISLRQILRATEISSRALAKACGLTPSQLIMLQVLEKEGGAATPSLIAKELSLSQATVTSLIDKLEHRQIVRRNKDEQDKRRVLVELTDQGQATLANAPSILQQRFERGFEKLENWEQSFLVAALERTAMLLEAEDIDAAPVLDVGGINTVSDE from the coding sequence ATGTCAGAACGTCTCGATGTTGCTCTTATCTCTTTGCGGCAAATCCTGCGCGCCACGGAAATAAGTTCGCGCGCATTGGCGAAAGCGTGTGGTTTGACGCCATCGCAACTGATTATGCTACAGGTGCTGGAAAAAGAGGGCGGTGCAGCGACTCCCAGCCTGATTGCGAAAGAATTATCGCTCTCACAAGCAACGGTAACCTCGCTGATCGATAAGCTTGAGCACCGTCAAATCGTTCGGCGCAATAAGGATGAGCAGGACAAGCGTCGCGTGCTGGTGGAGTTGACCGATCAGGGACAGGCCACGCTTGCGAACGCACCAAGCATCTTGCAACAACGATTTGAGCGGGGCTTTGAAAAACTGGAAAATTGGGAGCAGTCATTTCTGGTCGCCGCGCTGGAGAGGACGGCGATGCTGCTGGAAGCAGAGGACATAGACGCCGCGCCGGTTCTTGATGTCGGTGGGATCAACACAGTCTCGGATGAATGA
- a CDS encoding tyrosine-type recombinase/integrase: MAGKITKRRVDAAKPDETLWDSVLPGFGLRVFASGARSYVLKYRRGSVQRWFTIGRHGVWTPEQARKEAKRLIGRIEEGADPARDKALDRNAETLEAFAERYLEDYSRAFKKPSSAGDDAANLKNHIIPALGRLNLKDITRSDIKDFHLSMKATPYAANRCRALLSHMFKKAEAWGVRPDGSNPTLHVEKFKEKSRDRHLSARELRRLGRVMRVLDKSERWPYEVAAIRLLLFTGARLNEILSLRWEHVDFQARLLRLPDSKTGEKTIALAAPALELLSNLPRQDKNPHVICGRKKGAHLVNLQKPWRRIRKAALLDDVRLHDLRHSFASVAAAGGQSLPLIGSLLGHKQPQTTQRYAHFADDPRLTAADATANAIFANLGGKSGEIVALKKA; this comes from the coding sequence GTGGCCGGAAAAATCACGAAAAGACGCGTTGATGCAGCCAAGCCGGACGAGACGCTTTGGGATAGTGTGCTGCCGGGGTTTGGTTTGCGCGTATTCGCCAGCGGCGCCCGATCATATGTCCTGAAATACCGGCGCGGTAGCGTCCAGCGGTGGTTCACCATCGGGCGGCATGGCGTCTGGACGCCAGAACAGGCCCGCAAGGAAGCCAAGCGGTTGATCGGACGCATTGAGGAGGGCGCGGACCCGGCGCGCGACAAGGCTTTGGATCGGAATGCGGAGACGCTGGAGGCATTTGCCGAGCGCTATCTGGAGGATTACTCACGCGCTTTCAAGAAGCCATCATCTGCGGGCGACGACGCAGCAAACCTCAAAAACCACATCATCCCGGCGCTAGGGCGGCTGAACCTCAAAGACATTACGCGTTCAGACATCAAGGATTTTCACCTGAGCATGAAAGCGACGCCCTACGCCGCGAACCGCTGCCGCGCTTTGTTATCTCATATGTTCAAAAAGGCGGAGGCGTGGGGCGTCCGCCCGGATGGTTCGAACCCCACCTTGCACGTTGAGAAATTCAAGGAAAAATCCCGGGACCGGCATTTGTCGGCGAGGGAATTGCGGCGCCTTGGCCGCGTCATGCGTGTTCTCGATAAGTCCGAGCGGTGGCCGTACGAAGTCGCTGCCATCCGTTTACTTTTGTTTACCGGTGCGCGCCTCAATGAAATCCTGTCTCTGCGTTGGGAGCATGTTGATTTTCAGGCGCGCCTGTTACGGCTCCCCGATTCCAAAACTGGGGAAAAGACAATTGCATTGGCGGCGCCGGCGCTGGAGTTGCTTTCCAATCTGCCGCGGCAGGACAAGAACCCGCATGTAATCTGTGGGCGCAAGAAGGGCGCGCATCTTGTCAATCTGCAAAAGCCGTGGCGGCGCATACGTAAGGCGGCTTTGCTCGATGATGTGCGCCTGCATGATTTGCGGCATTCCTTCGCGTCTGTCGCCGCCGCGGGCGGTCAATCGCTGCCCCTGATTGGCTCATTGCTGGGCCACAAACAGCCGCAAACAACGCAGCGTTATGCACATTTCGCGGACGATCCGCGCCTCACCGCCGCGGACGCCACCGCGAATGCAATTTTCGCTAATCTAGGCGGAAAGTCAGGGGAAATCGTTGCCCTGAAAAAGGCGTGA
- a CDS encoding helix-turn-helix domain-containing protein, producing MNLASEYPSLLNTEQAARYLGVSASFLAKARVNGSPSIPFTRIGVAVRYRKSDLDAFIDENMKTTTSEPKAA from the coding sequence TTGAACCTAGCATCCGAATACCCATCGCTTTTGAATACAGAACAAGCAGCGCGTTATCTTGGCGTCTCTGCCTCGTTTCTCGCCAAAGCGCGTGTGAATGGAAGTCCGTCAATTCCGTTTACGCGAATCGGTGTGGCCGTCCGCTACCGGAAATCCGATCTGGACGCATTCATTGACGAAAATATGAAAACAACCACCAGCGAGCCAAAGGCCGCATAA
- a CDS encoding alpha-2,3-sialyltransferase, with the protein MRKITAPDLFPSKLYSQFSIEADPVSASLHARRDEPCFIICPGPTSLEINPDFVIGRGVTFRMNTFFFESDPHFGKKIDGYFGCIDQDVFYDELQNAIEVKGYQIDAFFTPFIFRREDQDLEKIALYNQLFTPASDHYAIIALNPVLGREMMGRPLPSEGFRTLAAAAVLGFKEIHLIGADLYVDKTRRYSYEYPERVKGKVDKRHYLPGYQQGAHARNRDLIFLEAILTQFPKTLIYNASRVSPLMHFLPQSPLVEGKMV; encoded by the coding sequence ATGCGCAAGATTACAGCACCCGACTTGTTTCCCAGTAAATTGTATAGCCAGTTTAGTATAGAGGCTGATCCTGTCTCGGCGAGCCTTCACGCTCGCCGTGACGAGCCATGCTTTATCATTTGCCCGGGCCCAACCAGTCTTGAGATCAATCCGGATTTTGTCATCGGTCGCGGCGTTACGTTCCGGATGAATACGTTTTTCTTTGAGTCGGACCCTCACTTTGGTAAAAAGATCGACGGCTATTTTGGATGCATTGACCAAGACGTATTTTACGACGAATTGCAGAACGCTATTGAAGTGAAGGGCTACCAAATTGACGCCTTTTTCACACCGTTCATTTTCCGTCGTGAAGACCAAGACTTGGAAAAGATCGCTCTCTACAATCAGCTATTCACACCCGCTTCCGATCATTATGCGATCATCGCGTTGAATCCCGTTCTTGGGCGGGAAATGATGGGTAGGCCATTACCTTCTGAAGGTTTCAGGACGCTCGCAGCGGCAGCCGTACTTGGTTTTAAAGAAATTCACCTCATAGGGGCAGACTTGTATGTCGATAAGACTCGACGCTACTCCTACGAGTACCCTGAACGTGTAAAGGGCAAAGTTGATAAGCGGCACTATCTTCCTGGATATCAGCAGGGCGCGCATGCAAGAAATCGCGATTTAATTTTTCTTGAAGCAATTCTTACTCAGTTTCCAAAAACCTTGATTTACAATGCTTCGCGTGTCTCTCCTCTAATGCATTTTCTGCCACAATCGCCTCTGGTTGAAGGTAAAATGGTCTAA
- a CDS encoding glycosyltransferase family 4 protein — MNNEDEKTQSHDAESYHRDLGSARCRIQELEQRIRNITKERDALRNSTSFRIGQTLMKPLAVIRQALFVRKPVEKQPVEVKPPPQKRAGTIDVLVLCHDNSKLSGAPVPAISYFREMKLRNESVRLIVLKEWEPSLDTVKPFPPAKRVIVNSIASLQWKAVRVLLESNCDNVALYLHETAWTIQKFEKQCPEGMATLRRIAARLHVLAVSKAQKEYLENLLPVRRTTIVRNITPNANLDPCQVRPSGLVDINPSIIMVGTIQARKGAKLFSEIADMAKKRGYIWRFKWVGHEIEPNLYLSPNVDWLGVCTGEALTSIYKEASLFLLSSVDDPLPLAVHEAMSYGVNVVCYRGVGTAEVIGELPSSFIFDNYTVDEAIEAIKKALATSYSGIDVFNTVKPFIDQKLFADVVNKAIGHVPSSNHDGENKIC; from the coding sequence ATGAATAACGAAGACGAGAAAACTCAATCGCATGATGCCGAATCCTATCACCGGGATCTCGGTTCAGCACGATGCCGAATACAAGAATTAGAACAAAGAATTCGAAATATAACTAAAGAACGGGATGCTTTACGCAATTCGACTTCATTCAGAATTGGTCAGACACTGATGAAACCGCTTGCCGTGATCCGGCAAGCCTTATTTGTTAGAAAGCCGGTTGAGAAACAGCCAGTAGAGGTCAAGCCTCCCCCCCAGAAGAGAGCCGGGACAATAGATGTCTTGGTCCTTTGTCACGATAACTCCAAGTTATCTGGAGCTCCGGTGCCGGCAATAAGCTACTTTCGTGAGATGAAGCTACGGAATGAATCGGTACGTTTGATCGTGTTGAAGGAGTGGGAACCATCTTTAGATACCGTAAAGCCCTTTCCACCTGCGAAGAGGGTTATCGTTAATTCAATCGCTTCGTTGCAGTGGAAGGCTGTACGCGTATTGTTAGAATCCAATTGCGATAATGTTGCGTTATATTTGCATGAAACCGCTTGGACAATTCAAAAATTTGAAAAACAGTGCCCAGAAGGAATGGCAACATTGCGGAGGATTGCAGCAAGGCTGCATGTATTAGCTGTGTCCAAAGCACAAAAGGAGTACCTCGAAAACCTACTCCCTGTACGCCGGACAACTATAGTCCGAAACATAACACCAAACGCAAATCTTGACCCTTGCCAAGTTCGCCCTAGTGGCTTGGTTGATATAAATCCATCAATCATCATGGTTGGAACCATTCAGGCTCGCAAGGGTGCTAAATTGTTTTCTGAAATTGCAGACATGGCAAAGAAGCGCGGCTATATATGGCGCTTCAAGTGGGTAGGGCACGAAATAGAACCCAATCTCTATCTTTCTCCGAATGTCGATTGGTTGGGTGTTTGCACAGGCGAGGCTCTGACTTCCATATACAAAGAGGCCTCGCTTTTTTTACTTTCCTCGGTAGATGATCCGCTTCCATTAGCGGTCCATGAAGCAATGAGTTACGGCGTTAACGTCGTTTGCTATCGAGGCGTGGGAACAGCTGAAGTCATAGGGGAATTACCAAGCTCCTTCATCTTTGATAATTACACGGTGGATGAAGCTATTGAGGCAATCAAGAAGGCACTGGCCACCTCGTATAGCGGAATCGATGTCTTTAACACCGTCAAACCTTTTATTGACCAGAAGCTTTTTGCAGATGTCGTTAATAAAGCCATTGGGCACGTGCCCAGTTCCAATCATGACGGAGAAAATAAAATCTGTTAA
- a CDS encoding leucine-rich repeat domain-containing protein, which yields MISIRFRHWDNRSSRLIFNIASRRSNIDQVSITEVSFECTDDHRDVDIELIVFPIVNEERMPSNVEEWLRDRKANKTRFAVCVTGDYRVPNASDHPVANEAVSMLRARGCATHTPLLVDTPLRGQWEVHFSEWFDKLVTNELVATTKDSVIQHVSGNLNSIRVEQEIDDLCQLLSKPPRIECDHLGYCRSLSFTDGRAYPRSLLEGLTPQHVSKVFGLVSSLRRLESLSIENAGLTDLPENLPPSIAKLNITGNPIYDFTELRRLNDLQQLVAAACSLKEIPSVISGLEQLHTLNLAKNTISSVPPWMREMTSLRGVTFYRNLLTQLDASLAELPKLEILTISANPITNIDAISYGFQNLRELGIRMTALKALPHRLHELPKLRRIDATKNPQLDLSTIPMASRHLFGDSISFDRQND from the coding sequence ATGATTTCTATAAGATTTAGACATTGGGACAATCGCAGTAGTAGGCTGATTTTCAATATCGCTAGCCGACGGTCAAATATTGACCAGGTATCGATCACTGAAGTGTCGTTCGAGTGCACCGATGATCACAGGGATGTCGATATTGAGTTGATTGTCTTCCCCATTGTGAATGAAGAACGCATGCCTTCAAATGTGGAAGAATGGCTACGCGATAGAAAAGCTAATAAGACGCGATTTGCTGTTTGCGTTACGGGCGATTATCGAGTCCCGAATGCATCAGATCATCCAGTTGCTAACGAAGCGGTCTCGATGCTTCGGGCTAGGGGATGCGCTACACATACGCCACTTCTGGTTGACACGCCTCTTCGTGGTCAATGGGAGGTCCATTTTAGCGAATGGTTCGATAAACTGGTAACGAATGAATTAGTAGCAACAACAAAAGACTCTGTAATTCAGCATGTCAGCGGGAATTTGAATTCCATTCGCGTGGAACAAGAAATTGATGACTTGTGCCAGCTTCTATCGAAGCCGCCCAGAATTGAATGTGACCACCTTGGCTATTGTCGCTCTCTTTCGTTTACCGATGGCAGAGCTTACCCAAGAAGCTTACTTGAGGGCCTTACCCCACAACATGTTAGTAAAGTCTTCGGTTTGGTTAGCTCTTTGAGGCGCTTGGAAAGTTTGTCAATTGAAAATGCGGGGCTCACCGATCTGCCGGAAAACCTCCCGCCGTCAATTGCCAAATTAAACATCACTGGAAACCCTATATACGATTTTACTGAGCTGCGTCGTTTGAACGACTTACAACAGTTGGTTGCAGCAGCGTGCTCACTCAAAGAAATACCCTCTGTCATATCAGGATTAGAACAGCTCCACACTCTAAACTTGGCAAAGAACACAATTTCTAGTGTGCCCCCATGGATGAGAGAGATGACATCACTCCGCGGGGTTACATTTTATAGAAATTTATTGACGCAACTTGATGCAAGTTTAGCAGAGCTTCCAAAACTTGAAATATTGACGATTAGCGCTAATCCAATAACGAACATCGATGCGATTTCGTATGGGTTTCAAAATTTGAGAGAACTCGGAATTCGAATGACAGCACTGAAAGCTTTGCCACATCGGCTTCACGAGCTTCCAAAATTACGCCGCATCGACGCAACCAAAAATCCTCAACTTGATTTATCCACTATACCTATGGCATCGCGCCATTTGTTCGGCGACAGTATAAGTTTTGATCGGCAAAACGATTAA